From one Streptomyces sp. SCSIO 30461 genomic stretch:
- a CDS encoding LacI family DNA-binding transcriptional regulator, with protein sequence MTVTLVDVAARARVSPATVSRVLNGNYPVAAATRERVLRAVDELDYVLNGPASSLAAATSDLVGILVNDIADPFFGIIAGAAQTAIGERVTGRAGGEKLAVVCNTGGSAERELTFLTLLQRQRAAAVILTGGALEDPRHTAAVSAKLAKLAAGGTSVVLCGRPPLPCGPSTVTLTFDHRGGSRRLTEHLIALGHRRIGYIAGPPDRTTTRQRLEGHRAALAWAGIGGSDVDEGGHGTAADRERLTVYGSYERCSGFDATLELLSRDPGLTAIAAANDTVALGACAALREQGLRVPEDVSVAGFDDLPFSADTVPALTTVRLPLHMAGRRAGRLAVGAEKPPPGEAETIGAELVARASTAPPPRAV encoded by the coding sequence ATGACGGTCACGCTGGTGGATGTGGCGGCCCGCGCCCGGGTGTCCCCGGCGACCGTCTCACGCGTCCTCAACGGCAACTACCCCGTGGCGGCGGCCACTCGGGAGCGGGTGCTGCGAGCCGTCGACGAGCTGGACTACGTACTCAACGGACCGGCCAGCTCCCTTGCCGCGGCCACATCCGACCTGGTCGGCATCCTCGTCAACGACATCGCCGATCCATTCTTCGGGATCATCGCAGGGGCGGCACAGACGGCGATCGGCGAGCGGGTGACCGGGCGGGCAGGCGGCGAGAAGCTGGCGGTGGTCTGCAACACGGGCGGCTCGGCCGAGCGAGAGCTCACCTTTCTGACTCTGCTGCAGCGGCAGCGCGCGGCGGCGGTGATCCTGACCGGTGGAGCCTTGGAGGATCCGAGGCACACCGCCGCGGTGTCGGCGAAGCTGGCGAAGCTCGCGGCCGGCGGTACGTCCGTGGTGCTCTGCGGCCGCCCGCCCTTGCCCTGCGGGCCGTCGACGGTGACGCTCACTTTCGACCATCGCGGCGGGAGTCGGCGACTCACCGAGCATCTGATCGCACTGGGGCATCGCCGCATCGGCTATATCGCGGGCCCGCCGGACCGGACCACGACACGACAACGGCTCGAGGGGCATCGGGCGGCCCTGGCCTGGGCGGGGATCGGCGGAAGCGATGTGGACGAAGGAGGTCACGGAACCGCAGCGGACCGGGAACGCCTCACGGTGTACGGCAGCTACGAACGCTGCTCGGGCTTCGACGCCACGCTGGAGTTGTTGAGCCGCGACCCGGGTCTCACCGCGATCGCGGCGGCCAACGACACGGTCGCCCTGGGGGCCTGCGCCGCTCTCCGCGAGCAGGGGCTGCGCGTTCCGGAAGACGTGTCGGTGGCGGGCTTCGACGATCTGCCGTTTTCGGCGGACACCGTTCCGGCACTGACGACGGTACGGCTGCCGCTGCACATGGCGGGAAGGCGAGCGGGCCGACTGGCGGTGGGCGCGGAGAAGCCACCGCCGGGCGAGGCCGAGACGATCGGCGCCGAGCTGGTCGCGCGGGCGTCGACCGCCCCGCCTCCGCGGGCGGTGTGA
- a CDS encoding S28 family serine protease: MRKALRWLLSFVMLIGVVGTAAGTAAAEPGPGPAEGTQDIRDRILAIRGMSLIEEKPYAGHRYFVLDYAQPVDHRRPSKGTFRQRITVLHKDAARPTVFYTSGYNVGTTPRRREPTRIVDGNQVDMEYRFFTPSRPQPADWSKLDIWQAASDQHRVFAALKQIYTRKWIATGASKGGMTATYYERFYPRDMDGVVAYVAPNDVNDRADAAYDRFMATVGTKECRDRITAVQREALGKRRAALTAKYRAWAEENAGTFQTIGSLDKAFESLVSDYAWAFWQYGLLADCASLPTAATASDQELFDSLDSISGFAFYTDQGLEPYAPYYYQAGTQLGAPTLRQPRLADLLRYPGYFTPRVYVPREIPMKSFDRYAMRDVDSWVRDHAKHMIWVYGENDPWGAERFRPGKGARDAHVFTEPGGNHGASVAGLPEADRAKATARILDWAGVAPAAVQQNPALAKRLAPYDARLDKQGDEREPFALRP; encoded by the coding sequence ATGCGCAAGGCGCTGAGATGGCTGTTGTCGTTCGTCATGCTCATCGGCGTAGTCGGGACGGCGGCCGGAACGGCCGCCGCCGAACCGGGCCCCGGCCCGGCGGAAGGGACCCAGGACATCAGGGACCGGATCCTCGCGATCCGGGGGATGAGCCTGATCGAGGAGAAGCCGTACGCAGGCCACCGCTACTTCGTGCTCGACTACGCCCAGCCGGTCGACCACCGGCGCCCGTCCAAGGGAACGTTCCGGCAGCGCATCACCGTGCTGCACAAGGACGCGGCCCGCCCGACGGTCTTCTACACCAGTGGCTACAACGTGGGTACCACCCCGCGCCGTCGTGAGCCCACCCGGATTGTCGACGGCAACCAGGTCGACATGGAGTATCGATTCTTCACCCCGTCTCGGCCTCAGCCCGCCGACTGGAGCAAGCTCGACATCTGGCAGGCGGCGAGTGACCAGCACCGGGTGTTCGCCGCGCTGAAGCAGATCTACACCCGGAAGTGGATCGCCACCGGAGCCTCCAAGGGCGGGATGACGGCGACGTACTACGAGCGCTTCTACCCGCGGGACATGGACGGCGTGGTCGCCTATGTCGCCCCGAACGACGTCAACGACCGCGCGGACGCCGCCTACGACCGGTTCATGGCGACGGTCGGTACCAAGGAGTGCCGCGACCGGATCACCGCAGTCCAGCGCGAGGCCCTCGGCAAGCGCCGCGCGGCACTCACCGCCAAGTACCGTGCCTGGGCCGAGGAGAACGCGGGCACCTTCCAGACCATCGGGTCGCTGGACAAGGCCTTCGAGAGCCTGGTGTCCGACTATGCCTGGGCCTTCTGGCAGTACGGCCTGCTCGCCGACTGCGCTTCCCTTCCGACCGCGGCGACCGCGAGCGACCAGGAACTCTTCGACTCGCTCGACTCGATATCCGGCTTCGCCTTCTACACCGACCAGGGCCTCGAACCGTATGCCCCGTACTACTACCAGGCGGGTACCCAGCTCGGCGCACCCACGTTGCGCCAGCCGCGGCTTGCGGATCTGCTCCGCTACCCGGGCTACTTCACACCGCGGGTGTACGTCCCCCGTGAGATACCCATGAAGTCGTTCGACCGGTACGCGATGCGAGACGTCGACAGCTGGGTCCGCGATCACGCGAAGCACATGATCTGGGTGTACGGGGAGAACGACCCCTGGGGCGCGGAGCGGTTCCGCCCTGGCAAGGGAGCGCGTGACGCCCATGTCTTCACCGAGCCCGGAGGCAACCACGGCGCCTCCGTCGCGGGTCTGCCCGAGGCTGACCGTGCCAAGGCGACCGCGCGGATCCTGGACTGGGCTGGAGTCGCCCCGGCTGCCGTCCAGCAGAACCCGGCACTCGCGAAGCGTCTGGCGCCCTACGACGCCAGGCTCGACAAGCAGGGCGACGAGCGGGAGCCGTTCGCGCTGCGACCGTGA
- a CDS encoding glycoside hydrolase family 3 protein, which produces MLAPAQSAADSRSSVEQLVSRMSLEEKVGQLFVMRVYGHSATAPDKADVDANLREIGVRNAAELIRRYHVGGIIYFAWAHNTGNPQRITGLSRGIQRAGLAQPTPVPLLISTDQEHGAVARVGRPATLMPGAMALGAGGSRTDACEAARIAGEELAAMGINQNYAPVADVNVNPANPVIGVRSFGADPCAVAGLVVAQVKGYQSAGIAATVKHFPGHGDTESDSHHALPTIRHTREQWDELDAPPFRAAVAAGVDSIMTAHIVVPSLDPSEDPATLSRPIVTGVLREQLGYEGVVVTDALDMAGVRQKYGDDRVPVLALKAGCDQLLNPPNLDLAWSAVLTAVRSGELTEQRLDQSVMRILRLKAKLGLLRDPLAARREVLGTVGAEAHLLTADRIAGRTTTLLLNEGGLLPISRRSHPRVLVTGADPASPSGTTGPPTAALARAFAELGFKATALPTGIAPTAANVEEAVTAAAGMDVVVVATYNIAADGPQRILVSRMAATGVPVITVAIRNPYDIAQLSGFGIAASLAAYGWTDVELRAAVRVMAGRTEPVGRLPVPVPHAEDPARMLYPIGFGAMYRRSGV; this is translated from the coding sequence ATGCTCGCGCCTGCGCAGTCCGCTGCCGACTCCCGTAGCAGCGTCGAGCAGCTCGTCTCCCGGATGAGCCTGGAAGAGAAGGTCGGACAGCTCTTCGTGATGCGGGTGTACGGGCACTCCGCCACCGCACCCGACAAGGCCGATGTGGATGCCAACCTACGGGAGATCGGCGTCCGGAACGCCGCCGAGCTGATCCGGCGCTATCACGTGGGCGGAATCATCTACTTCGCCTGGGCGCACAACACCGGGAACCCGCAGCGGATCACCGGTCTCTCCCGCGGCATCCAGCGGGCGGGGCTCGCCCAGCCGACACCCGTCCCGCTGCTGATCTCAACCGATCAGGAACACGGCGCCGTCGCCCGTGTGGGCAGACCGGCGACGCTGATGCCGGGGGCGATGGCGCTGGGGGCAGGCGGATCGAGAACCGATGCCTGTGAGGCGGCGCGGATCGCGGGAGAGGAGCTGGCGGCGATGGGCATCAACCAGAACTACGCGCCGGTGGCCGATGTGAATGTCAACCCGGCCAACCCCGTCATCGGTGTCCGCTCCTTCGGCGCCGACCCCTGCGCCGTGGCCGGGCTGGTCGTCGCACAGGTGAAGGGATACCAGAGCGCCGGAATCGCGGCCACGGTCAAACACTTCCCGGGCCACGGCGACACCGAAAGCGACAGCCACCACGCCCTGCCCACCATCCGCCACACCCGTGAGCAGTGGGACGAGTTGGACGCACCGCCGTTCCGGGCGGCGGTCGCCGCAGGGGTCGATTCGATCATGACCGCGCACATCGTGGTCCCCTCGCTCGATCCGAGCGAAGACCCGGCGACGCTCTCCCGCCCCATCGTCACCGGCGTCCTGCGCGAACAACTCGGCTACGAAGGGGTCGTCGTCACCGACGCCCTCGATATGGCCGGGGTCCGGCAGAAGTACGGCGACGACCGCGTACCGGTGCTCGCGCTCAAGGCGGGCTGCGACCAGCTGCTCAATCCGCCGAATTTGGACCTGGCCTGGAGCGCGGTCCTCACCGCTGTCAGAAGTGGTGAACTGACCGAGCAGCGCCTTGACCAGTCGGTCATGCGCATCCTCCGCCTGAAGGCGAAGCTGGGCCTGCTGCGCGATCCGCTCGCGGCTCGCCGGGAGGTGCTCGGCACCGTGGGGGCCGAGGCCCATCTCCTGACCGCCGACCGGATCGCCGGGCGGACCACCACCCTGCTGCTGAACGAAGGGGGACTGCTGCCCATCTCCCGTCGCAGCCATCCCCGAGTGCTGGTGACCGGCGCCGATCCGGCCTCACCGTCGGGGACCACGGGGCCACCCACGGCCGCACTCGCCAGAGCCTTCGCCGAACTGGGATTCAAAGCCACCGCCCTCCCCACCGGCATCGCACCCACCGCCGCGAATGTCGAGGAGGCGGTGACAGCGGCGGCAGGCATGGACGTGGTCGTCGTGGCGACGTACAACATCGCGGCCGACGGTCCGCAGCGGATTCTGGTGTCCCGGATGGCCGCGACCGGTGTGCCCGTGATCACGGTGGCGATCCGCAACCCCTACGACATCGCGCAGTTGAGCGGGTTCGGTATCGCCGCCTCGCTGGCCGCGTACGGGTGGACGGATGTGGAACTGCGAGCCGCCGTACGCGTGATGGCCGGGCGGACGGAGCCTGTGGGCCGGCTGCCGGTGCCGGTTCCGCATGCGGAGGACCCGGCGCGGATGCTCTATCCGATCGGCTTCGGGGCGATGTACCGGCGTTCTGGCGTCTGA